One part of the Phragmites australis chromosome 3, lpPhrAust1.1, whole genome shotgun sequence genome encodes these proteins:
- the LOC133912309 gene encoding uncharacterized protein LOC133912309 has product MPPNANGSNDGHEIVEVVGEPGTQSGTMRLMDFIPIYIPTVERGALSKSRRKRRFLDFLRAQPSKEWFLRSTFVGRLRRRGQTSTGTEPDSDEGDSTGGRRGPRRRFRVPFVRKIKWGKLWSYAVSWCRKPANFAMLIWLAFVAAGLLLLLLLMTGMLNDAIPDDERRKKWTEVINQILNALFTIMCLYQHPKIFHHLVLLLRWRPDGDREEIRKVYCKDGSALPHDRAHMLVVVVLLHVTCFAQYFCCALFWSYTRKDRPDWALNIGYGLGTGCPVVAGLYMAYGPLGRKQSDEPDTESSSAEATQGQDNRTENDGRDVEIKIYNRRVVVSSAEWSGGLFDCCDDRTVCALSATCTFCVFGWNMERLGFGNMYVHAFTFILLFVAPFLIFSVTALNIYDDDIRDTVVAAGVLLGFCGFLYGGFWRAQMRRRYKLPGGRGWWCWCGSPTVGDCAKWLFCWSCALAQEVRTANFYDVEDDRFVVIHGARNREGRPVLVPLPREASTSTHLRSLSCPPKIDAVDGGGVMSPLGAEMAIAMERSATYHAMRPPLPPLMQMDQEE; this is encoded by the coding sequence ATGCCTCCGAACGCTAATGGCAGCAACGACGGGCACGAGATCGTCGAGGTCGTCGGCGAGCCTGGCACGCAGTCGGGGACAATGAGACTGATGGACTTCATCCCCATCTATATCCCGACGGTGGAGAGGGGCGCGCTCAGCAAGAGCCGGCGCAAGCGGCGGTTCTTGGACTTCCTCCGCGCCCAGCCGTCCAAGGAATGGTTCCTCCGATCTACCTTCGTAGGCCGCCTCCGCCGCAGGGGCCAGACGTCGACGGGGACAGAGCCGGACTCTGACGAGGGTGACAGCACCGGCGGGCGCCGCGGGCCGCGGAGGCGCTTCCGCGTGCCATTCGTGCGGAAGATCAAATGGGGGAAGCTGTGGAGCTACGCGGTGAGCTGGTGCAGGAAGCCTGCCAACTTCGCGATGCTCATCTGGCTGGCGTTCGTCGCGGCGgggctgctgctcctgctcctgctcatGACTGGCATGCTGAACGACGCCATCCCcgacgacgagcggcgcaaGAAGTGGACGGAGGTGATCAACCAGATCCTCAACGCGCTCTTCACCATCATGTGCCTGTACCAGCATCCCAAGATATTCCACCACCTCGTTCTGCTCCTCCGGTGGCGCCCCGACGGCGACCGCGAAGAGATCCGGAAGGTGTACTGCAAGGACGGCTCCGCGCTCCCGCACGACCGCGCGCACATGCTGGTCGTGGTGGTGCTGCTGCACGTCACCTGCTTTGCCCAGTACTTCTGCTGCGCTCTGTTCTGGAGCTACACACGCAAGGACCGCCCGGACTGGGCGCTCAACATTGGCTACGGCCTCGGCACGGGCTGCccggtcgtcgccggcctctACATGGCGTACGGCCCGCTGGGACGGAAGCAGTCCGACGAGCCCGACACGGAGTCTTCGTCTGCCGAGGCGACACAGGGGCAGGACAATCGGACCGAGAACGATGGCCGGGACGTGGAGATCAAGATATACAACCGTCGCGTGGTGGTGAGCAGCGCGGAGTGGAGCGGCGGTCTGTTCGACTGCTGCGACGACAGGACGGTGTGCGCGCTGTCGGCGACGTGCACGTTCTGCGTGTTCGGGTGGAACATGGAGCGCCTCGGATTCGGCAACATGTACGTGCACGCCTTCACCTTCATCCTCCTCTTCGTGGCGCCGTTCCTCATCTTCAGCGTGACGGCGCTGAACATCTACGATGACGACATCCGCGACACGGTGGTCGCCGCGGGCGTGCTCCTGGGCTTCTGCGGGTTCCTTTACGGTGGGTTCTGGCGCGCGCAGATGCGGAGGCGGTACAAGCTCCCTGGCGGGCGCGGGTGGTGGTGTTGGTGCGGCAGCCCCACCGTTGGCGACTGCGCCAAATGGCTCTTCTGCTGGAGCTGCGCGCTGGCGCAGGAGGTGCGGACGGCCAACTTCTACGACGTGGAGGACGACCGGTTCGTGGTCATCCATGGCGCGCGCAACCGGGAGGGGCGCCCCGTGCTTGTGCCGCTGCCGCGCGAGGCGTCCACCTCCACGCACTTGCGGAGCCTGTCGTGCCCGCCCAAGATCGACGCGGTGGACGGCGGCGGGGTGATGAGCCCGCTGGGGGCGGAGATGGCCATCGCCATGGAGAGATCGGCGACGTACCACGCCATGAggccgccgctgcctccgcTGATGCAGATGGACCAAGAAGAGTAG